The following proteins come from a genomic window of Methanosarcina sp. MTP4:
- a CDS encoding TldD/PmbA family protein — protein MYELAKKALDIAEKAGAEEAEIYYISNHSTSVNFKKDALESAKDRFSEGIGVRAIVNGAVGFASTNSAKDLENTIKIAVAEARVRENDPDWVALPSNGKYPTVAGIFDKRIEAMKLEECIGYAMELVEGTKEVPGTLPTSGSFTRGKSRQLILNTNGVEIEEESTAVSGFVDVITVNGETSTAYDFDVSRSLGIDFRALGKHASELALSSGNGITIEAQKTNVVFHPFAFSDILEAAFAPSLDADNVQKGRSGLIGKLGEELAAPELSIYDDGLVEAGIETSASDDEGVPSQRTTVLEKGVLNSYLYDSYTAGKEGTKSTGNAARGSYTSPPAVGLRNFIIDYPQTDLIADTDSGVFVNTVIGAHTANSISGDFSVEARNAFTIKDGALDKPIKSLMISGNAFDLLKNITGAGTDVRKVGGFISPSIRVSDMSVIG, from the coding sequence ATGTACGAACTTGCAAAAAAAGCCCTGGATATTGCCGAAAAAGCCGGGGCAGAAGAAGCCGAAATCTATTACATTTCAAATCATTCCACCAGCGTGAACTTCAAAAAGGATGCCCTGGAAAGTGCCAAGGACCGCTTCTCGGAAGGGATCGGGGTCCGGGCAATCGTAAACGGGGCAGTGGGTTTTGCCAGCACGAATTCGGCAAAAGACCTCGAAAATACGATCAAGATCGCAGTTGCCGAAGCCCGGGTCCGGGAAAATGACCCTGACTGGGTGGCTCTCCCCTCAAATGGAAAATATCCAACGGTGGCCGGGATTTTCGATAAGAGAATCGAAGCTATGAAACTCGAGGAGTGCATCGGGTATGCCATGGAACTTGTCGAAGGCACAAAGGAAGTTCCAGGGACCCTGCCCACTTCCGGATCTTTTACCCGGGGAAAGAGCAGGCAGCTTATCCTGAACACGAACGGTGTGGAAATCGAAGAAGAATCCACAGCAGTTTCCGGTTTCGTGGACGTGATCACCGTAAACGGGGAAACTTCCACCGCATATGACTTTGACGTATCCCGCTCTCTTGGTATTGATTTCCGGGCACTCGGAAAGCACGCCTCGGAACTAGCCCTCAGCTCGGGCAACGGGATAACTATCGAAGCACAGAAAACAAATGTCGTTTTCCATCCCTTTGCTTTTTCGGACATCCTGGAAGCCGCTTTTGCCCCGTCTCTCGACGCTGATAACGTGCAGAAGGGCAGGTCCGGCTTGATAGGCAAGCTCGGGGAGGAACTTGCAGCCCCGGAACTTTCCATCTATGACGACGGGCTGGTCGAAGCGGGAATCGAGACCTCGGCTTCGGACGACGAAGGTGTCCCTTCCCAGCGCACTACCGTGCTTGAAAAAGGAGTCCTCAATAGCTACCTCTACGACAGTTACACTGCCGGAAAAGAGGGGACAAAGAGCACCGGCAACGCTGCGCGTGGCTCCTACACGAGCCCACCTGCTGTGGGACTCCGGAACTTCATAATCGATTATCCGCAAACGGACCTTATTGCCGATACCGATTCCGGAGTTTTCGTAAACACGGTGATCGGGGCTCATACCGCAAACTCGATTTCCGGGGATTTCTCCGTAGAGGCCAGGAACGCCTTCACCATCAAAGATGGGGCTCTCGATAAGCCTATCAAGTCCCTCATGATCTCGGGTAACGCCTTCGACCTTCTGAAAAATATCACAGGTGCAGGCACCGATGTCCGGAAAGTAGGCGGCTTCATTTCGCCGTCGATCCGGGTCTCGGACATGAGCGTGATTGGCTAA
- a CDS encoding universal stress protein: MREGTYKKIMVATDGSQLCKKAVETGIDISKMSGAKLYAVYVIVPTTHSARDFGWEKAAMEHFRTEGEKATGFVEDAARAAGVEEESLLLEGHPADKIVEFAEENDIDMIVIGTLGKSGLDRFLLGSVAENVVRHSKVPVLVVRG; this comes from the coding sequence ATGAGAGAGGGAACTTACAAAAAAATAATGGTTGCAACCGACGGTTCGCAACTCTGCAAAAAAGCGGTTGAAACAGGAATCGATATTTCAAAGATGAGCGGAGCTAAACTCTACGCCGTATATGTGATCGTCCCCACGACCCATTCTGCCAGGGACTTTGGCTGGGAAAAGGCTGCCATGGAGCACTTCAGGACTGAAGGTGAGAAAGCCACAGGCTTTGTGGAAGATGCCGCCAGGGCTGCCGGGGTCGAGGAGGAATCCTTACTCCTGGAAGGACATCCCGCAGACAAAATTGTAGAGTTTGCAGAAGAGAATGACATCGATATGATCGTGATAGGAACACTCGGCAAATCCGGACTCGATAGGTTCCTGCTCGGAAGCGTTGCCGAAAACGTGGTAAGGCATTCAAAGGTACCGGTGCTTGTGGTAAGAGGTTAA
- a CDS encoding nucleoside recognition protein, giving the protein MIGLFLQVLDFAIPILFMIFIGLVGTAVLVELGLMQKFSRLTSPIFAHTNLPETCSSAFLVSIGSTVAANSMLLQEKENGCLDDREVTLCAIMNSTPAYVRELFTYQVPIVLPALGLVVGGFYAFVFIFTAIFKVLAVAVASKLLLKGNSCKPPESKFNGKVSLKTAVERAVRKEFKVFLKIARVYLIATTIVFFLREQGAFEIFTVLPLAELFKIPPEAIVPLTSYVASPILGISLLGPMIHAGEITQLQAMIVLMLGSMFMLPIFALRSQIPKKVAIFGPRLGFRIVACSTGMSILIRFVILMGLLSISP; this is encoded by the coding sequence ATGATAGGACTTTTCCTTCAGGTACTGGACTTTGCCATTCCCATACTTTTCATGATTTTTATAGGGCTTGTCGGAACTGCCGTGCTTGTGGAACTGGGCCTCATGCAGAAGTTTTCCAGGCTTACGAGCCCTATTTTTGCCCATACGAACCTGCCTGAGACCTGTTCATCGGCCTTTTTAGTGTCCATAGGGTCTACTGTGGCCGCAAACAGTATGCTCCTGCAGGAAAAGGAAAACGGCTGCCTGGATGACAGGGAGGTCACCCTCTGTGCCATAATGAACAGCACCCCCGCCTATGTCAGGGAACTCTTCACCTACCAGGTCCCTATCGTACTTCCGGCTCTGGGACTCGTCGTGGGAGGTTTTTATGCCTTCGTATTCATATTCACTGCAATATTCAAGGTCCTGGCAGTAGCTGTCGCAAGCAAACTCCTTCTAAAAGGCAATTCCTGCAAGCCGCCGGAGAGCAAATTCAACGGGAAAGTATCCCTGAAAACGGCGGTTGAAAGAGCCGTTAGGAAAGAGTTTAAAGTCTTTTTGAAAATTGCCAGAGTCTACCTGATCGCCACGACCATCGTATTCTTCCTCAGGGAACAGGGAGCTTTTGAAATTTTCACCGTGCTCCCCCTTGCCGAACTATTCAAAATCCCCCCCGAAGCCATTGTCCCCCTGACAAGTTACGTGGCAAGCCCGATCCTGGGAATTTCTCTGCTCGGCCCCATGATCCATGCCGGAGAGATCACACAGCTCCAGGCAATGATCGTGCTTATGCTGGGCAGCATGTTCATGCTCCCTATCTTTGCCCTCCGCAGCCAGATCCCCAAGAAAGTGGCAATCTTCGGCCCCCGCCTGGGTTTCCGGATCGTTGCCTGCTCCACTGGGATGAGCATCCTGATAAGGTTCGTAATCCTCATGGGACTGCTCAGCATCTCCCCTTAA
- a CDS encoding universal stress protein translates to MHLKEKADCARIKFLEAGIPGIGLKANLKGEFGMETGTYNRVMIASDGSELGRKAVHNGIEIARLSGAKVYAVYVVSSGGRSAIPRDAGWEKAMKEHLRTEGENATNFIEEKGKAAGVEVKSVILEGNPGDELVKFADKNDIDLVVMGTQGKSGVQRFLLGSVAENVVRHSKNAVLVVRGEKAEES, encoded by the coding sequence ATGCACTTGAAAGAAAAAGCCGACTGTGCCAGGATAAAGTTTCTTGAAGCGGGAATCCCGGGCATAGGACTGAAGGCGAACTTAAAAGGGGAGTTTGGTATGGAAACCGGAACATATAATAGGGTAATGATTGCAAGCGACGGTTCGGAACTGGGCAGGAAAGCTGTCCACAATGGAATTGAAATTGCAAGACTGAGCGGGGCAAAAGTCTATGCTGTTTATGTGGTAAGTTCGGGAGGGCGTTCCGCAATACCCAGGGATGCTGGCTGGGAAAAAGCAATGAAAGAACACCTCAGGACCGAAGGGGAAAATGCTACAAACTTCATTGAAGAAAAAGGCAAAGCTGCCGGTGTCGAGGTGAAATCCGTAATCCTCGAAGGAAACCCCGGGGACGAGCTTGTTAAATTTGCGGACAAGAACGACATCGACCTGGTCGTGATGGGGACGCAGGGGAAATCCGGAGTCCAGCGCTTCCTCCTTGGAAGTGTGGCTGAAAACGTGGTCAGGCACTCAAAGAACGCGGTGCTCGTCGTGAGGGGAGAGAAAGCCGAAGAAAGCTGA
- a CDS encoding ferredoxin family protein: MKESTRMLVPDEEKCIGCRACTTVCPEKLIAFSEEGNMRRISFPANCSPDCELCALACPEKAISFIFPVELEKSRVPLESQTLDFELVPCQKCGTAFATRRELEKIRTAISEKIPLPPTGGFWVELCPGCRQAAFREKQAETIIQARKF; encoded by the coding sequence ATGAAAGAAAGCACAAGGATGCTCGTACCTGATGAAGAAAAGTGCATCGGGTGCAGGGCCTGCACCACAGTCTGCCCCGAGAAGCTCATCGCCTTTTCCGAAGAGGGAAACATGCGACGTATAAGCTTCCCTGCAAACTGCAGCCCGGACTGCGAGCTCTGCGCCCTTGCCTGCCCTGAAAAGGCAATAAGCTTCATTTTCCCTGTAGAGTTGGAAAAAAGCCGGGTCCCACTCGAAAGCCAGACCCTTGACTTCGAGCTTGTGCCCTGCCAGAAATGCGGGACTGCCTTTGCAACCAGAAGGGAACTCGAGAAGATAAGGACAGCTATTTCGGAAAAAATCCCCCTTCCTCCAACAGGAGGCTTCTGGGTGGAACTCTGCCCCGGCTGTCGTCAGGCAGCGTTCAGAGAAAAGCAAGCAGAAACAATTATTCAGGCAAGAAAGTTTTAA
- a CDS encoding 4Fe-4S dicluster domain-containing protein: MPEAVYADLSRCIACHACELACERENESARISVQVVRGLAAVPVSCRQCETPLCAAVCPGEALNYGDSGLEYDAEKCIGCRLCVLACPFGTAELRAGVVERCDLCQGKEIPACVATCPAGALFRAEAESLGGNTRTRRAERIKKALGTPEPAGRRENR; encoded by the coding sequence ATGCCGGAAGCCGTCTATGCTGACCTGTCCCGCTGTATCGCCTGCCACGCCTGCGAACTTGCCTGCGAGAGGGAAAACGAAAGCGCAAGGATTTCCGTACAGGTCGTAAGGGGCCTTGCTGCCGTTCCCGTTTCCTGCCGCCAGTGCGAAACCCCCCTCTGCGCTGCCGTCTGTCCCGGAGAAGCCCTGAACTACGGGGACAGCGGGCTTGAGTACGATGCCGAAAAATGTATCGGATGCCGGCTCTGCGTCCTTGCCTGTCCCTTCGGGACTGCGGAATTAAGGGCTGGTGTTGTGGAGCGCTGTGACCTCTGCCAGGGAAAAGAAATTCCTGCCTGTGTGGCGACCTGCCCTGCAGGAGCTCTCTTCCGTGCCGAAGCCGAAAGCCTCGGAGGAAATACCAGGACCAGAAGGGCAGAAAGGATTAAAAAAGCCCTTGGAACCCCGGAGCCTGCCGGCAGGAGGGAAAACAGATGA
- the fdhF gene encoding formate dehydrogenase subunit alpha produces MKPTQEKPPLPTVSHPTICPYCSLGCGFYLELEEGKAAGIRYMPEHPVNEGSLCPKGNTVLEVLNHPDRLKYPMKKTENGWERIEWEAALELAAAKLKGSLEKSGPASLAFLGSAKCSNEENYIFQKIARLLGTNNVDNCARLCHASTLTGLGKTLGTGAMTNPISDLASSECIFVIGSNFAENHPPVSRQVLRAKEKGALVIVADPRITPTSWLADLALRLEPGTDIALLNGMMHVIVSEGLWDREFVRERTRGFSELEQNLQRYDPETVSNITGIPSADIIKAARAYARAGTAAIVYSMGITQHVSGTDNVTACADLALICGHIGKKGTGILPLRGQNNVQGACDMGALAEFYPGYGKVGDPDAAGRMQSLWGAKKLPESPGLTATEMLEAAGEGKIKALYVMGEDPVNSNPDSSQVKKALEKLDFLVVQDIFMTDTAEHADLVLPAASFAEKEGSFTSTERRVQWVEPALLPPGEARADLEILFRLAKNLGLDFPCRDAGEVLEEITAAVPAYGGMTKERLKKDFGLIWPCPYPGHPGTPVLHTNSFRTLDGLARIVPVEHRSPAETPGPEYPFLLTTGRTVLHYNAGSMSRRSKSLLKKEPELYVEINPADARTMEIREGNKLLLETRRGKTEVIARLTERVGQGVLFLPFHFPGTNALTAGSLDREAKIPEFKVSACRIRRD; encoded by the coding sequence GTGAAACCCACGCAAGAAAAACCCCCTCTCCCGACAGTCTCCCACCCTACAATCTGCCCCTACTGCAGCCTTGGATGCGGATTTTATCTGGAGCTTGAAGAAGGTAAAGCCGCAGGCATCCGCTATATGCCCGAACACCCGGTAAACGAAGGAAGCCTCTGCCCGAAAGGCAACACTGTCCTGGAAGTCCTGAACCACCCCGACCGCCTTAAATACCCCATGAAAAAGACCGAAAACGGCTGGGAAAGGATCGAATGGGAAGCAGCCCTGGAGCTTGCGGCGGCAAAACTGAAAGGGTCGCTGGAAAAATCCGGGCCAGCCTCCCTGGCTTTTCTGGGCTCTGCCAAGTGCAGTAACGAAGAAAACTACATATTCCAGAAAATTGCCAGGCTACTCGGGACGAATAATGTGGACAACTGCGCAAGGCTCTGCCATGCTTCCACCTTGACCGGCCTTGGAAAAACCCTGGGTACGGGAGCTATGACAAACCCCATTTCAGACCTTGCCTCCTCGGAGTGCATTTTCGTGATTGGGTCAAACTTCGCAGAAAACCACCCTCCCGTTTCCCGACAGGTCCTCAGGGCAAAGGAAAAAGGGGCCCTTGTGATTGTAGCCGACCCTCGCATAACCCCTACAAGCTGGCTTGCGGACCTTGCACTGCGGCTTGAACCGGGAACCGACATTGCCCTCCTGAACGGGATGATGCACGTAATCGTCTCCGAAGGGCTCTGGGACAGGGAATTTGTCCGGGAAAGGACCAGGGGCTTTTCCGAACTGGAACAGAACCTTCAAAGGTATGACCCCGAAACTGTCTCCAACATTACAGGCATCCCTTCGGCAGACATAATAAAAGCTGCAAGGGCTTATGCGCGCGCAGGGACTGCAGCCATCGTCTACTCCATGGGGATTACCCAGCACGTTTCGGGCACGGACAACGTAACAGCCTGTGCAGACCTTGCCCTTATCTGCGGGCACATAGGGAAAAAAGGGACCGGAATCCTCCCCCTTAGAGGCCAGAACAACGTGCAGGGAGCCTGTGACATGGGAGCCCTGGCCGAATTCTACCCGGGGTACGGGAAAGTGGGGGACCCCGACGCAGCCGGACGCATGCAGAGCCTCTGGGGGGCAAAAAAGCTTCCCGAAAGTCCGGGCCTTACGGCGACGGAAATGCTTGAAGCCGCAGGGGAAGGAAAAATCAAAGCCCTCTACGTGATGGGAGAAGACCCGGTCAACTCGAACCCGGACTCCTCACAGGTGAAAAAAGCCCTGGAGAAACTGGACTTCCTGGTGGTACAGGACATTTTCATGACCGACACTGCCGAACATGCCGACCTGGTTCTCCCCGCGGCTTCCTTTGCCGAAAAAGAAGGCAGCTTCACCTCCACGGAAAGGCGGGTCCAGTGGGTGGAACCTGCCCTTCTGCCGCCCGGCGAAGCCAGGGCTGACCTGGAGATCCTGTTCAGGCTTGCGAAAAACCTCGGGCTGGATTTCCCCTGCAGAGATGCAGGAGAGGTCCTGGAAGAAATTACCGCTGCTGTCCCGGCTTACGGGGGTATGACAAAAGAGAGGCTGAAAAAGGACTTCGGACTTATCTGGCCCTGTCCCTACCCCGGCCACCCCGGAACCCCTGTCCTGCACACGAACAGTTTCAGGACCCTGGACGGGCTTGCCAGGATCGTCCCCGTGGAACACAGGAGCCCTGCGGAAACCCCGGGTCCCGAGTATCCATTCTTGCTCACCACCGGGAGAACAGTGCTCCACTATAATGCAGGCTCCATGAGCAGGCGGAGCAAATCCCTGCTTAAAAAAGAACCCGAACTCTACGTGGAGATCAACCCCGCAGATGCCAGGACAATGGAAATCAGGGAAGGGAACAAACTTTTGCTGGAAACCCGGCGGGGGAAAACGGAAGTAATAGCCCGGCTGACCGAAAGAGTGGGGCAAGGGGTGCTCTTCCTGCCCTTCCATTTCCCGGGGACAAATGCCCTGACCGCAGGTTCCCTTGACAGGGAAGCCAAAATCCCCGAATTCAAGGTTTCGGCCTGCAGGATCAGGAGGGATTGA
- a CDS encoding 4Fe-4S dicluster domain-containing protein: MKEVMIRPERCMGCRSCEIACAVEHSESKDLFTAIGESPVPRKRIYVEYIPDFAVAVPITCRHCEDAPCTTVCPTNALSRDEVSRRVTHNPDLCIGCWTCSMVCNYGVIGRQKEARVAVKCDLCPDREVPACVEACPTGALVFAEVKDFSGIKRSQAALKLAKGVQTGIVP; the protein is encoded by the coding sequence ATGAAGGAAGTCATGATCCGCCCGGAGCGCTGCATGGGCTGCCGGTCCTGTGAGATTGCCTGTGCCGTGGAACACTCCGAAAGCAAGGACCTCTTCACGGCCATAGGGGAAAGCCCGGTACCCCGCAAGCGAATTTATGTTGAGTATATCCCGGACTTTGCCGTTGCGGTCCCCATAACCTGCCGGCACTGTGAAGATGCTCCCTGCACCACCGTCTGCCCCACAAACGCCCTTTCCCGAGACGAGGTTAGCAGGAGAGTTACCCACAACCCGGACCTCTGCATTGGTTGCTGGACCTGTTCCATGGTCTGCAATTACGGGGTAATCGGGAGGCAAAAAGAAGCACGCGTTGCCGTGAAATGTGACCTCTGCCCGGACAGGGAAGTCCCTGCCTGTGTGGAAGCCTGTCCAACCGGCGCCCTGGTCTTCGCCGAAGTTAAGGATTTCTCGGGGATCAAACGCAGCCAGGCCGCCCTGAAACTGGCAAAAGGAGTACAGACCGGAATCGTTCCCTGA
- the cooS gene encoding anaerobic carbon-monoxide dehydrogenase catalytic subunit produces the protein MASKAQDRSIDPASLIMLKQAEKEGIETAWDRYEKQQPQCSFGQLGICCRNCNMGPCRIDPFGEGADKGVCGATADIIVARNLLRMIAAGAAAHSDHARDAVLTFKKMTEGEAGSYGLKDEAKLKALAAEYGISVEERSKEEIAAELADALVAEFGKQEGPIQFTRRAPVERVKLWTKLGIDPRGVDREIVECMHRTHIGVDNDPVHILLHGLRTSLSDGWGGSMIATDVQDVLFGTPTPIKSTVNLGVLAEDKVNLVMHGHESILSEMILEASDDPEILKLAKEKGAKGINITGMCCTGNETLMRHGIPTAGNFLQQELAVITGAVEAMVVDVQCIMPALGALTSCYHTKFISTSPKADFPGTVRMEFHEETAYETAKEIVRTAVENYPNRNPARVNIPAEKQECMVGFSAEAILAALGGSPAPLIDAITGGDVKGIGAVVGCNNVKVKHNYGHVNLVKELIKNNVLVVTTGCNAIACAEEGLLKPEAADQAGEGLKGVCKALGIPPVLHMGSCVDISRILVLAAVVAKALGVDISDLPAAGAAPEWMSEKAVSIGTYVVSSGVYTVLGTVPPVLGSGAVTGLLTEGLDEVVGASFAVEPDPFKAADLMIEHIEDKRKALGLEP, from the coding sequence ATGGCATCAAAAGCACAGGACAGAAGCATCGACCCAGCTTCCCTGATCATGCTCAAACAGGCTGAAAAGGAAGGTATAGAAACCGCCTGGGACCGCTACGAGAAACAGCAGCCTCAGTGCAGCTTCGGACAGTTAGGAATTTGCTGCAGGAACTGCAACATGGGCCCCTGCAGAATAGACCCCTTCGGGGAAGGCGCGGATAAAGGAGTTTGCGGAGCTACGGCAGACATCATTGTAGCAAGAAACCTCCTCAGGATGATCGCAGCAGGCGCAGCCGCCCATTCTGACCATGCCAGGGACGCCGTGCTGACCTTCAAGAAAATGACCGAAGGCGAAGCCGGAAGCTACGGCCTGAAAGACGAAGCGAAACTAAAAGCTCTTGCAGCCGAGTACGGCATCTCTGTCGAAGAGAGGAGCAAGGAAGAAATAGCAGCCGAACTTGCCGATGCCCTGGTTGCCGAATTCGGAAAACAGGAAGGTCCGATACAGTTTACCCGCCGGGCTCCCGTAGAAAGGGTTAAGCTCTGGACGAAACTCGGAATTGACCCGAGAGGTGTGGACAGGGAAATAGTGGAGTGCATGCACAGGACCCATATCGGTGTGGACAACGACCCGGTCCATATCCTCCTGCACGGGCTCAGGACCAGTCTTTCGGACGGCTGGGGCGGGTCCATGATCGCGACGGACGTCCAGGACGTGCTCTTCGGGACCCCGACTCCGATCAAATCCACCGTAAACCTCGGGGTGCTTGCCGAAGACAAGGTTAACCTTGTAATGCACGGGCACGAATCCATCCTCTCGGAAATGATTCTGGAAGCTTCCGATGACCCCGAAATCCTGAAGCTTGCAAAGGAAAAAGGAGCAAAAGGAATTAACATTACAGGCATGTGCTGCACCGGAAACGAGACCCTCATGCGCCACGGGATCCCTACCGCGGGAAACTTCCTCCAGCAGGAACTTGCCGTCATAACCGGGGCTGTGGAAGCCATGGTCGTGGACGTGCAGTGTATCATGCCGGCCCTCGGGGCACTTACTAGCTGCTACCACACGAAATTCATCTCCACCTCCCCGAAAGCCGACTTTCCGGGAACCGTGAGAATGGAGTTCCACGAAGAAACCGCCTATGAGACTGCAAAAGAGATCGTAAGGACCGCGGTCGAAAACTACCCGAACAGGAACCCTGCAAGAGTCAACATCCCTGCCGAGAAACAGGAATGCATGGTCGGTTTCAGCGCTGAAGCCATCCTCGCCGCCCTTGGAGGCAGCCCTGCCCCCCTCATAGACGCGATTACCGGTGGAGACGTAAAGGGTATCGGGGCAGTTGTGGGCTGCAACAATGTCAAGGTCAAGCACAACTACGGGCACGTCAACCTTGTAAAGGAACTGATTAAGAACAACGTTCTGGTAGTCACCACCGGCTGCAACGCAATTGCCTGTGCCGAAGAAGGCCTGCTCAAACCCGAAGCTGCTGACCAGGCAGGAGAAGGGTTAAAAGGCGTCTGCAAAGCCCTGGGAATCCCCCCTGTCCTGCACATGGGTTCCTGTGTAGACATTAGCCGGATTCTGGTGCTCGCCGCAGTTGTGGCAAAGGCCCTTGGCGTGGACATCAGCGACCTTCCGGCAGCAGGGGCAGCCCCCGAATGGATGAGCGAAAAAGCCGTCAGCATCGGGACATACGTGGTCTCTTCGGGCGTTTATACCGTACTCGGGACAGTGCCCCCGGTCCTCGGAAGCGGGGCAGTCACAGGGCTCCTGACAGAAGGACTCGATGAGGTAGTCGGAGCAAGCTTTGCCGTGGAACCGGACCCCTTCAAGGCTGCTGACCTGATGATCGAGCACATAGAAGATAAAAGAAAAGCCCTGGGCCTCGAGCCCTGA
- a CDS encoding methytransferase partner Trm112: MKKDLMEILACPVCKGDLVLNVVEENEEEIISGTLYCPACGEHYPIDEGIPNLLPPDLRN; the protein is encoded by the coding sequence GTGAAAAAAGATCTGATGGAGATTTTGGCCTGCCCGGTCTGCAAAGGCGACCTGGTTTTGAATGTGGTGGAAGAAAATGAAGAAGAGATCATATCCGGGACCCTCTACTGCCCTGCTTGCGGTGAGCATTACCCTATAGATGAGGGGATTCCTAACCTGCTTCCTCCTGATCTCCGAAATTGA